A stretch of DNA from Plasmodium berghei ANKA genome assembly, chromosome: 11:
ttactcATTTATTTAACTGATTAAtcaattatttaattaattttatttgttattttttatgtacaAATGGCTATATCAAGgcaaaatatttcaaaaaaaaaaaaaaaaatatacatataatggCTAGATCGAAGCTGTATTTAcactaatttttttttatgcaaCCGTTTATTTCAAATGTATAAGTATATGTGTTTTTTGGGGAACAATGGAAATTTCGATGTTCAACCAAGTTAAGGGAAGTATGTATGAAACGgtttaatttgtttacaatttattttaaaaaatataaaaaatatctcaatatattatatatatataactgtttcctatatttataatttataatctCTTACACTGTGtggatataaataaaatatcataaaatttggatttttttaaaataaacttCTGAATACATTAAGAGAAATGAATTACTTTTTTGTTTCAAcctatttgtttttttgttgTTTTTTCTATAACTTTGTtctaaatgaaaaaattattccCATAAGCCCGGTATGtctaaaaattaaatatataataaccCTAATAATTTGCATACTTCATTCAGTGAAATTATGAATACTAACTCCAGTTTAACTTTCCAATAAATGCTacgtttatattttattttcttaattaaacatatatatcatttatataggCTGGTCGCAataagttaaaaaaaaatactgaGCACGATGACGatttcaaaataaacatacacgtaaaaaaataatataatatgcataaccataaataaaaatgagtTTTCATTTTCGAATTATGATATTAAAACATGTAATTAATAACCACACTATTCTGTAATTCTACAATTAAGGCCCCGGTTGAAGATACACAAGAAGTACTTGAGTCTTTGGATTCCTTAATGAGGGTCGAAGAAATTCAAAGAAAAGTCGATGAAGAAGAGTTTATGAACACTAAACAAAGATTATTAAAAGTCcacaaaaaaagaattcAGTATgtctatataaatattataataatgttaaTAATTGTGCAAAAGATTACAATTCAcaactttttatataatttattttaaaattctACAGGGATATTCTTGCTTCAGCATTTGAACCTCTTCATGACTTTTTACCAAATCCATTACAATATTTAATCACTAAAGGTAAATTAAGAAAAAGGCaaagatataataaaattttaatattatttcaatGTATTAAACTTCTTGTAGTGTAAagtgtaaaaaaaaatatatatagtaaaatGCACACACAACATTCCccacaataaaaatacgcACATTTATTGATAACAAGAGTTGCACACTAACCAATATACATGCATTAATTATAAGGGggaataaattatttttactgCTTAAtgcttattattttcctaCCCGATTCGTATTTAATTGTTACACTATTAATAGGAGAAACTAGtgttaatacatatatatatatgatgcGCCCAAATGACAACTTTGTGATTATTCGCTTTATTTCATACACTATTTTTAGATGTTCATTCGTATCTAAAGAGCTTGGAAGTATGATTGGAGAGAAAAATTGGATTTTTCGTTAATAATGATTATATGCATGACCAATATAGAAATTTTGCAGCTATAAACTCAATGAAAAGTAAAACTAGCTCACATGAGATGAACAACGTTTCTatctcaaaaaaaataatttatttgtcCCATTATGAAATGTATAATGCGtgtaaaatttaaaaaaattaagttttatttttgacagaaaattatttcatgATAAGAAACTATATATTGTGAAAATCTACGTATGATTATGTTTTCGTGAAATTATATGTTATGCCAAACTATTTTTTGgataagaaaatatatcaatatatatgcatataaagaatatttCCTTAAAAGCATCCATATagaaatatgcatatattttcaccaatataaatatattaggaTGTTCTTTGTAAGCATAATACccataaatgaaatatatttatttaaaaaaacaaatgtggtaaaataaataaaaggaaaaaaaaaataggatATGCTTAACGATTAATGGTTgttacttaaaaaaatatcaacaAGTATCCTCATATAAGATATGTTTTCATCGATTTCAAAACATCTAATAATAGTGGCATATTTAGCATGTTAGCTAAACTCTCCATTATTTCTAATGTTTGGACCCAATTACTTATTTCTAAGCGAGGAACAAATGTTTTTCCACACTTACAAATGGCTCTTCTGTGAAACGATTTGATAGCATTACAATTGTTGCACACAATATCTTGTGCCTGTtgatatgaaaaaaaagggaaatataaatagaCCAGTATACGAATAAATTTGGAGagacaataaaaattgcaTGTAGACAAATATGATAGATAATACATTAGATgggataaaaaaaatgaaataatttataaaataactTACGTTGTATGCGTCAAAAGTATCTTGGAGATGTGACAAAATTTTAGTTTCTATAAATTCATTGTCATATTTTGAATTGCAATTTTTGCATAACCAAATAAAAGATCGTTTTCCATTAATTTCTGCTTCTACTAAACTGGTTACTACATTCATATGATTAACTGATGAACAGTTTTcacaaaatatatcttttaatGTTAATTCATGGCATGGACTTGTCCACAAAGAATTTTTTCGGTTATATTCACTAGCATCTATCATTTCATATAGTTCATGCCTTTTTTCATGAAAAGCTTCATTagaattttcattttccaaatttagtaatttatcattttgcattaaaaaaatgcaaaattTAACAATTTCTAATCTccaattattttgtttttttgcTAAATTTCCTAAAGTTTGAGGGAATAAAAATGGTgctaaatttaaattattttcatcaatatcattatcataaggccaataattttctattaaataatttttgtacTTGATTgatttcataatttttttatatacatttccTGGAATAAAccataaattttttaatttttcttcaattttaaaagataataCATCTATactttcatttattaagGAGAAAGTTTCACACACTTCTTCTAGTTCATCAAATGatttatcataaatatattttaaattttctcTTTGTGCtagatttattttatcagtAAGTTTGTCcgattttaatattatattaaaatagtttttttcatctttttgtatttccaaattttcttcatttgtTCTTAAATTTGCTTTATTTCCATAAAGTGCTAATATATCTTGTAATGGGCTCAGTGTAATAGCGTCTAATACATATCGTAAAAACGATTCACATATAGGTGGTAGATattcaattatttttaaattttcatctgtattttcttcatcaggattataatattctttatatcttataaaattatatttatcaaattgACATGCAGCTATATATTCTTGTTTTATGTGAAACGGGACATTTGCATATATTGAATCATTTtgtgaaaaatatgtaattaaattttttaaaatatttcgaCCTGAAATAACCGAATATTCATTAAAAGATATTACAAAATTTCTTAAATCtgcataaataatattagaattaaattttttttttataatattaattaaattgttTTGATACATTTCGGAACACTCTAAaactttattatataatgcaACGTCATATAACAAACTAGAATTATTCGAAATCCAAGAATAAAATGATGTAAATATTTCAGAAATACTCTCAAAAGTTTTATTAGTAGTTAACAATgataatgaagaaattttagatattaaatattctaAGCATTGAcctaataatttaaaagcAAAATTACTAAATTGTGAAACGTGTGAATTATATTCTACGATATCATtaatatcatatttattttttacataattttttttttcactcAAATCATCAATTTCATATTCATCAACATTGTTAGTAGATATGTCTAGTCTATTTTCATCTGTTGTTGAAAGATCGTCGTCGTTATTTCCCTGATATGTTTCTCGCcctgtattttttttttcatttttattatgctCGTTATCGTTATTCATTTCATTGTTTATCCTATTTTTCGAAAATTCGCTATTTCCAGATGtaaacttatttttttggttatatcttttttctatttctgTTTTTGACTCATTTTGTTCTTCCTTTTTAGTATTTGTGACAGAAACATAttccttattattttgaacaCTGgcatattttgtaaaaagtCGAACactattaaaaataagggattcattgaaaaataaatgaacaATATATCCTCTATATATACCTTGGTTAACTAtatctacattttttttgaccAAATCATAAtcacaaaaattattaatatttagaTATGGAATGCCCAAATCCGAATTTCCAAAGTAAGATAACCACAAGATAccttttgatttttttaaaaaagaagcATATAATgtatcatatataaatttatgtttttgattattttttttgacgTTAAGAAGGTTAAATAAAGGTATACTTGATATTCTAGCAAAGCTAATGTCTTCTTCAACtttatgataattttgataGAATAATTCTaaagataaattaaatgcatttactttgtaatttttttgtggaatattttgatatttatgagggttttcaattttataaaaataacaagggaaatatttattagtaCTCCACCAACCTAGTTTGCTTCTATCAATAGTTGAacaaacataaaaaatatatttcttttttcctGTTAATATGTTTGCAcgatatttatttaaatatagatCTAAATATTCTAACACCTTATAAACATTTGGATTATCttcataataaatatcaaattttctataatgatataaaaataaaaaatctctttcaacattttttataaaaaattctttATCGAATATAGTATTcattgctttttttttaagttcaTCTTTTTGGAAATTTGGAATAAggttattaatattttcatcattttcgATTCCTTTCGTTGTTTcgatatttgtattttttgataagctattcaaatttttattatcgtTGCCATAATTATTGGCACTTAATTGAAGATATATTTGTTCAAGctttaaaaatttagaaaattgTTGATATGGATCAAAGTCATTTTCTTCCTTTCCAATACCActatacataattttatttccaaaAAGGATCTCATTTGAATCATCCTCAAATTGATCATaaacatttataaatattcgATTACATATATTGTCAATAAGTGTGTGaaatatgttaatatatattatatgtacatCATCTAAATAATTGgtagatatattttttcctggATTTTTTTCTAGTTTAGTAAAACAATGTGatttaaaacatttattttcatcaaatatacagttataattatttgattCAATTTCAACTGAATTTCCATATCTACTTAAAAAGTCAAAATACAATGGGATTTTTGTTTCATATACTGATATTATACTTTCATGATAATTAGCATTTAATGTattgattatatatttattaaaatatttttcagacataataaattcatataaattaaatattttaacatttcttggaagaaaaaaattagcaTGTGGCtttgatttaaatattgtattttcactatttgttgataataattttattgtaatatttttattactttttatGTCTAATggattataattatttatatatatatgcctatatatttgtagttttattttataaaatttatttgtgttttttaatgataCAATAGCATAATAAATACCATCATCATCGTTTGGATCTAAAGCATCATCTTTATTAAACATATCGTTCTTATCATCTATCCCATCGTTATTTTCGTCAGAACTTGATGAatcatattcattttcatgcttgaaatatttcaaatatgGTTTAAGTAATGTCTCttttttgtcattttttgttGTATTAGGATTATTAGTTGTTCGGTTTTTTTCagtgttattattttttcctaaATTATTACCCTTTCCGCTTTTTctactatttttttgtttatcattgattttttcatttgcCCGTTTTTTTCCCCctccttttttattttttttgtatagaTAAACAATATCCATAGGATTTTGAATaatgtgcatatattttggaTCCAAATTAgacatattattttgtttataattattttcactaTTTTGTGGTCCATCGTCATTGAATGATAAACtttgttgtttttttttatttttttcttcattttttatttttcgaatttgagctctattatttttccatattttatttgtaattaAAATCcagtttttaaaatttgtttcaAATAAGTTATATAATTCAGCTTGTTTTAaagtattaatattaattttttggttatcaattaaaatatagttGCTGTTATTTTCTGCATGAATGCCTAGAGAGTTACCTTTCTTATATTGTAAACTAtttgtaatattatttgtttcatcatcatttattaaaattattttatttttcttagatataaaattgtCTAATAAGCATTGTTCTAATAACcgtttttttgtttttttcggACCTGAATTATGCACCGATCCCTCAATAGAAAATGCACAATTTTTGTCTTTTGGTTGATTTTCATGATCgtattttttaactatGCCACTAGAATCATTATCTAACATATCGGATCCGTTATAAGTTGCAGTATCATTGACTATATCTGTTTCTATTCCTAAATGATCCTTCTTTATAGTGTTACTTAGCATCTCAggtttttcttttttaagaaaaaatgaggtaatttttttttgtttttcctctgaaatatttatctgTTTTTCTAACCAATCAGGAATTGATATGGAAGTGATTGggttattaatattttgtttaatagCTGGTATAATAACTAGCTTCAAAATTTGCACTtctaatttttgtttataataatCCCAATCTATAATATCTCTAACATTGACTGGTACATTTGGGGGGAATTGCATACTTAGCCATTTACTtagataaaatatttgtgtATCTACATTTGTTTTAAAGATTTGTATTGGAATTGCTCTAAATGTGACATCAGAACCTATAGGTTTAGATGCTACGATAAATTGTGTAGATACATTATTATCTTCGATATAACTCGTATTACTTAATAATTCACTTAATCTTTTTGCAGTTGTTATACCCAAACTTTTTGCATTTGGTTGTTCTTTTACTGATTTGTTTAAAACCTTTTTAGCTAAaattaaatcaaataattcatcatcattttctatatcTATAGCTTTAGAAtctattaaatttttccatttatttGCAGTCAAAGatgcataataatatgattcttcttttgtttttccttttaaaaaattattaaatatttcactTTGAAATCTTTGTATAATTCTTAATTCTCCTcttcttttaatttcaaAACCTTTTAATTCACTTATTTgatatttatcattaaatacaacatatcttttttttaataaatcatCTGATTTTTCAGATGCAGGCAAAAACATACTATGCCATGGACCATCTAATtcgaaaaatatttcatttttactTATACAATCATAATCGTTagttttttcattatatactAAGTATTGATTATTAGtccattttttatgcatttcaagatttaatatatttgttggAAATTCAaagttcatttttttaatatttttattattttttattgcatCTTCTGTCATATTTTCATACTGTTTAATATTGTTTAGTTCATCTTTATctaatatgtatacatcATATATTTCAGGAAAACGTTTTGGTAACATACACCAGATACCGTCTGTATCTAATTCCATAGGTATACCTATTTTAtcaattaatttaaaagcatcatttataatttgagATCCAGTATATGTAACAACTGCCCCCATTTGATCTGAATACCATCTACtactttttctttt
This window harbors:
- a CDS encoding secreted ookinete protein, putative; protein product: MNYFFVSTYLFFCCFFYNFVLNEKIIPISPAGRNKLKKNTEHDDDFKINIHAPVEDTQEVLESLDSLMRVEEIQRKVDEEEFMNTKQRLLKVHKKRIQDILASAFEPLHDFLPNPLQYLITKDVHSYLKSLEV
- a CDS encoding DNA polymerase epsilon catalytic subunit A, putative yields the protein MALQTRTKGWEKDSKINADYEYEKLIKLENKFKIKTWIDKGEKEGYLYNIVPTTMSVLVKDSTKTQKKTGVHMYFVSDNNKTWRLTLFYRPYFYLKTKNIYNYESVSNFLKKELGKYNVEIEFVKKDDISLFDHLNKKRSYLNNIFFKLSFDTIENLVRSRSFLERIIERNKKSKDDNNDKHIFNDDELSYSKLEFSCKNDMYVKYDQGKNDKEKEQINSFTKNDYKNKDNYNNTETYTKQKWNKNTNNENANNEGNTLETSNNILNMNDIIVNMKKIILSKEEIMSEMVELYEYDVKYTTRLCIDKNIRCGLWYKVTRLEDEIYTEQIYFEVLKKEILAPLNVLAWDIECYKDELKFPDKEKDEIILISYMYNAQGYLIVNRNVMSKNIREFLYKPNNEYSGAGTFKIFNEQNEYFLLKRFIEHIKLLRIHIFVTYNGDFFDIPYLCRRCEINNISVPKEIGFIMNNKKECSCNFILNIDAYKWVERDSYLPNGSRTLKSVCKIKLKYNPTEVDPELMVPIARNNPQHLAVYSVSDAVATFYLYDKFIHSFLFALCSIIPMNPDNVLRQGSGTLCEQLLMAEAYKKNILFPNKSKPIYNQYFTDVNNKKKYFIYDDSFVGGKVQSLKCGIYRDDLKENFHLNSDTYKYLLNNVDNIIDFWIQKDLNKNLNINDKKYVSKKQILNLENIKNDIIQKLTFFIQNPNISSCPNIYHLDVAAMYPNIILSHRLQPNAIITPDHCFNCSYYKQRHLCQKKMIWKRKLEISPIDYGHILSLKQDLKTRLFYPQNPYFKMENNEDSESTANDAVMKPMVNKKKSWNELTEKQQHDELMKVIKECSQKVFKKTKLAKEVDASSLICQRENPFYVDTVKTFRDRRYVYKRGLKECEHEKRELLKQSKIDYVKIHELDEKILLNDSLQLAHKCILNSFYGYVKRKSSRWYSDQMGAVVTYTGSQIINDAFKLIDKIGIPMELDTDGIWCMLPKRFPEIYDVYILDKDELNNIKQYENMTEDAIKNNKNIKKMNFEFPTNILNLEMHKKWTNNQYLVYNEKTNDYDCISKNEIFFELDGPWHSMFLPASEKSDDLLKKRYVVFNDKYQISELKGFEIKRRGELRIIQRFQSEIFNNFLKGKTKEESYYYASLTANKWKNLIDSKAIDIENDDELFDLILAKKVLNKSVKEQPNAKSLGITTAKRLSELLSNTSYIEDNNVSTQFIVASKPIGSDVTFRAIPIQIFKTNVDTQIFYLSKWLSMQFPPNVPVNVRDIIDWDYYKQKLEVQILKLVIIPAIKQNINNPITSISIPDWLEKQINISEEKQKKITSFFLKKEKPEMLSNTIKKDHLGIETDIVNDTATYNGSDMLDNDSSGIVKKYDHENQPKDKNCAFSIEGSVHNSGPKKTKKRLLEQCLLDNFISKKNKIILINDDETNNITNSLQYKKGNSLGIHAENNSNYILIDNQKININTLKQAELYNLFETNFKNWILITNKIWKNNRAQIRKIKNEEKNKKKQQSLSFNDDGPQNSENNYKQNNMSNLDPKYMHIIQNPMDIVYLYKKNKKGGGKKRANEKINDKQKNSRKSGKGNNLGKNNNTEKNRTTNNPNTTKNDKKETLLKPYLKYFKHENEYDSSSSDENNDGIDDKNDMFNKDDALDPNDDDGIYYAIVSLKNTNKFYKIKLQIYRHIYINNYNPLDIKSNKNITIKLLSTNSENTIFKSKPHANFFLPRNVKIFNLYEFIMSEKYFNKYIINTLNANYHESIISVYETKIPLYFDFLSRYGNSVEIESNNYNCIFDENKCFKSHCFTKLEKNPGKNISTNYLDDVHIIYINIFHTLIDNICNRIFINVYDQFEDDSNEILFGNKIMYSGIGKEENDFDPYQQFSKFLKLEQIYLQLSANNYGNDNKNLNSLSKNTNIETTKGIENDENINNLIPNFQKDELKKKAMNTIFDKEFFIKNVERDFLFLYHYRKFDIYYEDNPNVYKVLEYLDLYLNKYRANILTGKKKYIFYVCSTIDRSKLGWWSTNKYFPCYFYKIENPHKYQNIPQKNYKVNAFNLSLELFYQNYHKVEEDISFARISSIPLFNLLNVKKNNQKHKFIYDTLYASFLKKSKGILWLSYFGNSDLGIPYLNINNFCDYDLVKKNVDIVNQGIYRGYIVHLFFNESLIFNSVRLFTKYASVQNNKEYVSVTNTKKEEQNESKTEIEKRYNQKNKFTSGNSEFSKNRINNEMNNDNEHNKNEKKNTGRETYQGNNDDDLSTTDENRLDISTNNVDEYEIDDLSEKKNYVKNKYDINDIVEYNSHVSQFSNFAFKLLGQCLEYLISKISSLSLLTTNKTFESISEIFTSFYSWISNNSSLLYDVALYNKVLECSEMYQNNLINIIKKKFNSNIIYADLRNFVISFNEYSVISGRNILKNLITYFSQNDSIYANVPFHIKQEYIAACQFDKYNFIRYKEYYNPDEENTDENLKIIEYLPPICESFLRYVLDAITLSPLQDILALYGNKANLRTNEENLEIQKDEKNYFNIILKSDKLTDKINLAQRENLKYIYDKSFDELEEVCETFSLINESIDVLSFKIEEKLKNLWFIPGNVYKKIMKSIKYKNYLIENYWPYDNDIDENNLNLAPFLFPQTLGNLAKKQNNWRLEIVKFCIFLMQNDKLLNLENENSNEAFHEKRHELYEMIDASEYNRKNSLWTSPCHELTLKDIFCENCSSVNHMNVVTSLVEAEINGKRSFIWLCKNCNSKYDNEFIETKILSHLQDTFDAYNAQDIVCNNCNAIKSFHRRAICKCGKTFVPRLEISNWVQTLEIMESLANMLNMPLLLDVLKSMKTYLI